ACTGAGGGCCGCGATGCTCCGCCGCAACTGACTGGAGAGTGGACGGCCGACGACTACGTCGACGCCTATCGGTACTACTACGCCAACGAGAAGCGGCACCTGTTCGGCTGGTCGAAGGACCGATCGATGCCGCCGTGGATTCCCGAGTACACGGTCGATGACGCAAGGTGACGTTCTTTCACTCCCCGCATGCTACCGTCGACGACATGGTCCGAACCGGGATCCAGTCGTGTACACACTGCGGGAGCTAGAAGGCGGACTTCCGGCGCTGCTCCGGTGCATCGGCGAGACCGACTTCGACGGGGCCGAGTTCGCAGGATTCGGGGAGACGTCACCGGACGAAGCGGCGACCGTCCTCGAGACGATCGGCCTCGAAGCCGCCGGCGTTCACGTCGAAATCGACGCGGGCTGGGCGAACGCGGCGGGGTACGATCCGATCGCGCTGCTCGAGTGACTCGAGAGACGTGTCCCGCTGGTCTATATCAAGATGTCGACGATGGCCAGCCCGTCGAACTCGGCGATACCGTCGGCCGTGGGCGAACAGTCGGGCGACGGACACTCGTAGGTTTTCGTGTCGGTCATGCTATCGCCCTCGAACGGGTGCCTTGTTCGTCCGTCGGCTCTGTTTGAACTCCCGAATTCGTTTCCTGAATTGCGCTGTCCATCCACGATATTCACCGTCGACCGACACGCTCTCGAGATCCTGGCCGTTTCGAGTTTCGATCATGAGCTGATCGGCGTTCGCGAGTGCGTCCGCCGAGAGCCAGGCCTCGCTTTTGGACTCCCCGTCGACGATAGCCTGTGTTGCCATGTCCCGATCGTAGTACTCGAGGTCGTCGTTGTCACGCGGGAGCACGTCGATGAGCGAGACCTCGCGCGGGAGTTGAAGCACCGCAACTTTGTCGTCCCCCGTTGGGGCCGGCAGCGTCACGGTCTGTGGAACGACCACCGGTGGCTCGCCGTCGGTTTGGATCACTGTGGCGTTGCCGAGTAGCTCAAATTCGATTATATCGTTACTCATTCGTTCACACCTTGGTCATCACGCGGTATAGGTGCCCGCTCTCCATTGCCCGTTCAACTCCGCGGGCACCGCCGAACTCGAGTATTGATCGGACGCGGCAACGTCAACCTTGAGAACGGCGTGATAACTGGTCTCGAAAAGAGCCAACAGAAAGAGGAGCCGGCACTTCCTGAACAGGCAATCGAACCACTCCGACGGCTCGAGATACTACTCGATCTACCCGCCGACGGCTGGCCAGTCTTTCCGTCCCGGTACCCGCCGTCGCTGTACGCGGCGATCGACAACGCCCGACTCCTGATGAAACGGTTCCGAGGCTACACGGCGGAAGACTTGATCTCTCCTGTTAATGATGTCGTTGAGCAGAGAGTTTAGTCGTCACTGGGTTCCGTTTTGATAGTTACGTCGACTACGTCACCAGCTTCGACATCAGCGGTCTCTAGGAGTTGCAAGACCTGCTTGTCCGCACCATCGCTCAACACACGGGCTGAAACCGTTTCCTCGGATCGTTCGAGTGTCGTTTCAATCGCCTCGAGACGGGCGAGAACGTCTTCTTCGAACGATCGATCGGTCTGTCGGTCGTCCTCATTACTTTCAGCTACTTTCGAACCGTCGTTCTCAGGATCGGTACCGGCATACGGGTCCTCGATAGCCCGTGAAAACGTCTCTTCGAGGGCATCGAGATCGACACCTTCCGCCTCGAGATCGATCGATCTATGTCGACAGCGAGGCAGCGAGGCGTCGATCTCGAGTGGTTGCTCTTGGATCGCTTCCCACTGTCGGCTTTGAATTCGACTTGCAGTCGAGTCGGTGATCCAGTCGGGGACCTGCCACTCGCCGTTCTCGTAGAGACAATGGATCCCTGTATCGTTCGTTCCCCACGTAAAACAGCGATCGAAGCGCCGCTGAAATTCCTTGAGCGTGCGTCCGCTCGCGTGCTTGATGACGACCTCTTTCGGAGCGATATCGCGAACAATGTCGGTGATCGTCTCGCTACTGGGATGATTTGACAGTGGAAACACCTGTGTGGTACAGCGCGTGTCTGCTGGGTCGACCTCGTCTCCCGTCGTCAGTTGAACGAACGCAGCAGCAGGATCGTCATCGATCGCTTGCCGGAGTCGCTGTGTACTGCCGGTCGTCGGCATTTCCGGTCCTGCAATCGTGATCCCGCCATCTGCCAGTACCTCGCTCGTCCGGTCGAAGACCGCTGTCGGTTCGACCCCGGACACATCGTACTCGAGGCTGTCGTAGAGTTTCGCAGCCTGACCGACGAGCGTGATCGGAACCTCGCGCTCGAGCACTTCTATACAGTGACCCAGCAGTGTCGCGTAGTGAACGCCAGTCAACGAACTCGCTGCGACGACCACTCGTGAGCCAGCATACGCGTGCTCGAGGGTCAGTTGAAGTGACTCATTCAGCGACGTCGTGTAGGAATCGTTACTCGCGACGTTTAGCAACAGACAGTCGATATCGAACGGGTACGATGTTGCCAGACCCGGAAATCCCGCACACGGTCGCGTCGTGAAGTCTCCCGAGATGAGAACGTGTTGCTCGCCGTCTAGGGGGTCGTCAGTCGCAGTCTCATCGCGAAACCGGACTAGGAACCCAGCCCCGCCAGGCGTGTGGCCAGCGGCGATCGGCCGGACCTCGAGTCCGTTGAGGATCGACGTCCATTCGTCGATCGGTTCGAGGGCGTCGAGAGCGGCGGAGACATCCCCGAGGTCGTTATCCTTTGTGGCCTCCGGCAGAGCCTGCTCGAGGATAGCGGCAGTTGTGTCTGCGGTATAGACTGGTGCACTGTGTCGGACGTTCGTTGCGAGCGTGCGATAGTGATCGATATGCGGGTGTGTGAGTAAGATTGCGTTCAGATACTCATCGTCTGCAAGCAGCGTGTCGAGATTGACGCCATCTCCTGCGTCGACGAGAATACAGGCACGCGTGCCATCCGCAGCTGTAAACCGCAGTAGCGTCGATTCATTGCCGCTG
This region of Natrinema amylolyticum genomic DNA includes:
- a CDS encoding MBL fold metallo-hydrolase is translated as MRVSYQHTNINSGNESTLLRFTAADGTRACILVDAGDGVNLDTLLADDEYLNAILLTHPHIDHYRTLATNVRHSAPVYTADTTAAILEQALPEATKDNDLGDVSAALDALEPIDEWTSILNGLEVRPIAAGHTPGGAGFLVRFRDETATDDPLDGEQHVLISGDFTTRPCAGFPGLATSYPFDIDCLLLNVASNDSYTTSLNESLQLTLEHAYAGSRVVVAASSLTGVHYATLLGHCIEVLEREVPITLVGQAAKLYDSLEYDVSGVEPTAVFDRTSEVLADGGITIAGPEMPTTGSTQRLRQAIDDDPAAAFVQLTTGDEVDPADTRCTTQVFPLSNHPSSETITDIVRDIAPKEVVIKHASGRTLKEFQRRFDRCFTWGTNDTGIHCLYENGEWQVPDWITDSTASRIQSRQWEAIQEQPLEIDASLPRCRHRSIDLEAEGVDLDALEETFSRAIEDPYAGTDPENDGSKVAESNEDDRQTDRSFEEDVLARLEAIETTLERSEETVSARVLSDGADKQVLQLLETADVEAGDVVDVTIKTEPSDD